One window of Desulfobaculum bizertense DSM 18034 genomic DNA carries:
- a CDS encoding MarC family protein, translating into MEIYITNLIKFFFVLAPFFVLTMFLALTKGLDTSAQRKVAIRVTISNIVMCCLIFFFGNAIFKVLGITLDSFRIGAGALLFLSGVSLVQGAKGDTLNAESSPSDVSVVPLSIPVSIGPATVGVLMVMSASLDQFSDKLLSIFAICSSVCVLGILLYTASKIKDILGNNGIEILTKLSGLVLAALAAQIVFTGVKNFLA; encoded by the coding sequence ATGGAAATTTACATCACCAATCTCATCAAGTTCTTCTTTGTCTTGGCACCGTTTTTTGTGCTGACCATGTTCCTTGCCCTCACCAAAGGGCTGGACACCTCAGCCCAGCGCAAGGTTGCCATCCGCGTCACCATTTCCAACATTGTAATGTGTTGCCTTATCTTCTTTTTTGGCAATGCCATTTTTAAGGTACTGGGCATCACACTGGACAGCTTCCGCATTGGCGCAGGAGCACTGCTTTTTCTTTCTGGTGTTTCTTTGGTGCAGGGAGCCAAGGGCGACACCCTGAATGCCGAGAGTTCACCAAGCGACGTGAGCGTCGTTCCGCTGTCCATTCCGGTTTCCATTGGGCCTGCCACCGTCGGCGTGCTCATGGTTATGAGTGCAAGCCTCGATCAGTTTTCTGACAAGCTCCTGAGCATCTTTGCCATTTGCTCCTCGGTCTGCGTGCTTGGCATTCTGCTCTATACCGCCTCCAAGATTAAAGACATCCTTGGAAACAACGGCATCGAGATTCTCACCAAGCTTTCCGGACTTGTGCTCGCGGCTCTCGCAGCGCAAATCGTCTTTACTGGCGTCAAAAACTTTTTGGCCTAG